From a single Candidatus Eisenbacteria bacterium genomic region:
- a CDS encoding GNAT family N-acetyltransferase → MSWKLQPARAAFEEHRAFWDDLNRRGSGHVLLDSAFIAPLVRQFGSERTLLAVNTDPSSPGAMLLEARRGGFWNTFQPSQAPIGLALLPGSPDPSRPVRELMSRLPGYALEIGILQQDPEISDFRAAPPSGLVRVAPYIETARVSVRGSFSEYWNARGKDLKTNLERRVRRLDRQGIRHEVQIVRTADRIPEAIRDYARLEGTGWKAGMGTAVSSDNDQGRYYRDVLEALCERGEAAVFQLTLDGHVVASQLGVSRNGILVLLKMAYDEAFQEHSPGYILQHKILESVFQDSSMKSVEFYGRVRRGWTDKWTDETRTMVHVTFYRHSWVDPALKLVRSLARPRSRSESA, encoded by the coding sequence TTGAGCTGGAAGCTCCAGCCGGCCCGCGCGGCCTTCGAGGAGCACCGCGCGTTCTGGGATGACCTGAACCGCCGAGGGTCGGGTCACGTCCTGCTCGACAGCGCCTTCATCGCCCCTCTCGTCCGGCAGTTCGGATCCGAGCGGACGCTCCTGGCCGTGAACACGGACCCCTCGTCGCCCGGCGCGATGCTTCTCGAGGCGCGTCGCGGCGGGTTCTGGAACACCTTCCAGCCTTCGCAGGCGCCGATCGGATTGGCGCTGCTTCCCGGGTCCCCGGATCCTTCCCGGCCCGTGCGCGAGCTCATGAGCCGCCTCCCCGGATATGCGCTCGAGATCGGCATCCTGCAACAGGACCCGGAGATCTCCGACTTCCGCGCGGCTCCTCCGTCCGGATTGGTCCGTGTCGCGCCCTACATCGAAACCGCGCGTGTCAGCGTCCGCGGCTCGTTCTCGGAGTACTGGAACGCGCGCGGCAAGGACCTGAAGACCAACCTCGAGCGGAGGGTGCGCCGCCTCGATCGTCAGGGGATCCGGCACGAGGTCCAGATCGTGCGAACTGCGGACCGGATCCCCGAGGCCATCCGCGACTACGCGAGACTCGAGGGCACCGGGTGGAAGGCGGGCATGGGGACCGCCGTGTCATCCGACAACGACCAGGGTCGCTACTACCGCGACGTGCTGGAGGCCCTCTGTGAGCGTGGCGAGGCCGCGGTGTTCCAGCTCACGCTCGACGGCCACGTCGTGGCGAGCCAGCTCGGTGTGAGTCGGAATGGAATCCTGGTCCTCCTGAAGATGGCCTACGACGAGGCCTTCCAGGAGCACTCACCGGGATACATCCTGCAGCACAAGATCCTCGAATCCGTCTTCCAGGACTCGAGCATGAAGTCCGTCGAGTTCTACGGGAGAGTGCGCCGGGGCTGGACCGACAAGTGGACGGACGAGACGCGCACCATGGTGCACGTGACGTTCTATCGCCACTCGTGGGTGGATCCCGCTCTGAAGCTGGTGCGATCCCTGGCCCGCCCCAGGTCGCGGTCGGAAAGCGCCTAA